A stretch of Aedes aegypti strain LVP_AGWG chromosome 2, AaegL5.0 Primary Assembly, whole genome shotgun sequence DNA encodes these proteins:
- the LOC5570895 gene encoding transcription elongation factor S-II isoform X2 — protein MNVEEEVLKIQKKLGKMTSSDGTGQEQALDLLRELQRLNIDLDILTKTRIGMTVNELRKCSKDDEVISLAKTLIKSWKRFLAATPPSKESSKESSKSSSKSSSKSSSKSESNNKKESEKEKEAKKPAQTSFPTHSSNTTDAVRLKCREMLTNALRVDGEQPEGCQSPEELADELEEAIYVEFKNTDMKYKNRVRSRVANLKDPKNPSLRSNFVSGAITAQRLAKMTPEEMASDEMKNLRDRFVKEAINDAQLATNQGTKTDLLKCGKCKKRNCTYNQLQTRSSDEPMTTFVLCNECGHRWKFC, from the coding sequence GGTCAAGAGCAAGCGTTAGATCTGCTTCGTGAACTGCAACGTTTGAATATCGATCTGGACATTTTGACCAAAACGCGCATCGGTATGACTGTGAACGAGCTTCGTAAATGTAGCAAAGATGACGAGGTAATCAGCTTGGCAAAGACGCTTATCAAGAGTTGGAAACGTTTTCTGGCGGCGACCCCACCCTCGAAAGAGTCATCTAAGGAATCGTCCAAATCATCGAGCAAGTCCTCGAGCAAAAGCAGTAGCAAGTCCGAAAGCAACAACAAAAAGGAATCCGAAAAGGAGAAAGAAGCCAAGAAACCTGCCCAGACTAGTTTCCCGACTCACTCCAGCAATACCACCGACGCCGTGCGTCTAAAGTGTCGCGAAATGTTGACCAATGCATTGCGAGTAGATGGAGAACAACCAGAAGGTTGCCAGTCCCCGGAAGAACTTGCAGATGAACTGGAAGAAGCCATCTACGTCGAGTTCAAAAACACCGACATGAAATACAAGAATCGCGTTCGCTCCCGCGTGGCTAACTTGAAAGATCCCAAAAATCCAAGTTTGAGAAGCAATTTCGTTAGCGGTGCAATTACCGCACAACGACTTGCCAAAATGACTCCTGAGGAAATGGCCAGTGATGAGATGAAGAATCTGCGTGATCGTTTCGTCAAGGAAGCCATCAATGATGCACAGCTGGCCACTAACCAAGGAACCAAAACAGATCTTCTCAAGTGCGGAAAATGCAAGAAACGCAACTGTACCTACAACCAACTGCAGACGAGAAGCTCCGATGAACCTATGACTACGTTCGTTTTGTGCAACGAGTGTGGACATCGTTGGAAGTTTTGTTAG